The Candidatus Liberimonas magnetica genome includes a window with the following:
- a CDS encoding transposase codes for MARPLRIEYPDAWYHVTCRGNEKNDIFRGDKDKYKFLDILKESSKIYKVEVHCYVLMNNHFHFLLNTKEANLNRFMQRFNTAYTTYFNYKNKRIGHLYQGRYKAILIESDKYLLTLSRYIHLNPIKLERYKKLPAEDKIRILFRYKWSSLKGYINLDERDVFVNYSSVLGYTGGDNQKSHKKYYEYILSGIEFNNENIKEQIKGQMLLGSEEFTKRIEEEFIEGKNINKKDFPHINAFCEPILIRDLANVVAGYYGVDVKELLKARSCYQEPRQILIELSYQLNLNKKSLTEIGKELGGITGSAVAHVHKKTVKRMQKEMDFNKKIKNIKKSIVEV; via the coding sequence ATGGCTAGACCTCTAAGAATAGAATATCCTGATGCTTGGTATCATGTTACTTGTCGTGGCAATGAAAAAAATGATATATTTCGGGGAGATAAAGATAAGTATAAGTTTTTAGATATATTAAAGGAAAGTTCTAAAATTTATAAAGTGGAAGTGCATTGTTACGTATTAATGAACAATCACTTCCATTTTTTATTAAATACAAAAGAAGCAAACCTTAATCGTTTTATGCAGAGATTCAATACTGCTTATACCACATATTTTAATTACAAAAATAAAAGGATTGGACATTTATATCAAGGAAGATATAAGGCAATTTTAATTGAATCAGATAAATATCTTTTAACATTAAGCCGTTACATACATTTAAATCCAATAAAATTAGAAAGATATAAAAAATTGCCCGCTGAGGATAAAATTAGAATATTATTTAGGTATAAATGGAGTAGTTTAAAAGGATATATAAACTTAGATGAAAGGGATGTGTTTGTAAATTATAGCAGTGTTCTAGGATATACAGGCGGTGATAATCAAAAAAGTCATAAGAAATATTATGAATATATATTATCGGGAATTGAATTTAATAATGAAAATATTAAAGAGCAAATAAAAGGACAGATGCTCTTAGGGTCAGAAGAATTCACAAAAAGAATAGAAGAAGAATTTATTGAAGGAAAAAACATAAATAAAAAAGATTTTCCGCATATTAATGCATTTTGTGAACCAATATTAATTAGAGATTTAGCGAATGTTGTAGCTGGATATTATGGTGTAGATGTAAAAGAATTGTTAAAAGCAAGGTCGTGCTACCAAGAACCGCGACAAATATTGATTGAATTAAGTTATCAACTGAATTTAAATAAGAAATCCTTGACTGAAATTGGAAAAGAATTGGGTGGAATAACTGGAAGTGCTGTTGCTCATGTTCATAAAAAGACAGTAAAAAGAATGCAAAAAGAAATGGATTTTAACAAAAAAATCAAAAATATTAAGAAGTCAATAGTTGAGGTCTGA
- a CDS encoding radical SAM protein: MKVSLVKCPWWVRYCPPYILAFFSSLLRKNGHETFCFDLNNRMYHKSAEELKKYWDDRDFYSIWENESFIKKLSEELMLERYRDEILETGSQVICFDTHTPSVLVSLELAKMIKEKDRGRTIVFMGHKASRAQMANDFISDPNVDYVCPGEADIALVELLNLLEKSNKLKNLPLCKGFLVKQGDKIVDRGNPEIVKDLDSIPVPDYKDFEKDIYDNSYSQPQRLDILDSRGCVNACYFCYERLFWQKYRSMSGKRIFKEISYYRNKFHQINYFYFNGLLLNGNLKALEEFCDLVIESNMKIHWAGQAAISSYMTTKLIHKMAKAGCNWLGVGVESGSQRVLNSMNKKYSVNEGIKVLKDIHESGIRVQINFMFGVPTEKKEDFEQTLVFLKKARPYIDNVLASQSFFTLEKETYLKKNYKKFKIENPEHHLFWKSDNGNNDYVERLKRYETFCKLALELKIPETSGVLRVKPDKWFLLGQYYKYCRKYKEAIPCFKKALKFEANNQTTKNLINECKAMINE; encoded by the coding sequence ATGAAAGTTTCTTTAGTTAAATGTCCCTGGTGGGTAAGGTATTGCCCGCCGTATATACTTGCGTTCTTTTCCAGCTTGTTACGAAAAAACGGGCATGAAACTTTTTGTTTTGACCTTAATAACCGTATGTACCACAAAAGTGCCGAAGAGCTAAAAAAGTACTGGGATGACAGGGATTTTTATTCTATCTGGGAGAACGAATCATTTATTAAAAAACTTTCCGAAGAACTAATGCTTGAAAGATACCGGGATGAAATCCTTGAGACAGGCTCGCAGGTTATTTGTTTTGATACACACACACCGTCAGTCCTCGTAAGCCTTGAACTGGCAAAAATGATAAAAGAAAAAGACAGGGGTAGAACCATTGTTTTTATGGGGCATAAAGCTTCCCGTGCTCAGATGGCAAATGATTTTATTAGTGACCCGAACGTTGATTATGTATGCCCGGGCGAAGCTGATATAGCTCTAGTTGAGCTTTTAAATCTGCTTGAAAAATCAAATAAATTAAAAAATCTGCCATTATGTAAGGGATTCTTAGTAAAACAAGGCGATAAAATAGTAGATCGCGGAAACCCGGAGATAGTCAAAGACCTGGATTCTATTCCTGTCCCCGACTATAAGGACTTTGAGAAAGATATATATGATAATTCATACAGCCAGCCTCAAAGGCTCGATATCCTTGACAGCCGAGGATGCGTAAATGCCTGTTATTTTTGCTATGAAAGGTTATTCTGGCAAAAATACCGCTCGATGAGCGGTAAAAGGATCTTTAAAGAAATTTCCTACTATAGAAATAAATTTCATCAAATAAACTATTTTTATTTTAACGGGCTTCTTTTAAACGGAAATTTAAAGGCATTGGAAGAGTTTTGTGATCTGGTTATAGAAAGTAATATGAAAATACATTGGGCAGGCCAGGCGGCGATATCTTCTTATATGACTACGAAGTTAATTCATAAGATGGCAAAGGCCGGCTGTAATTGGCTCGGAGTCGGTGTTGAGTCAGGGTCACAAAGAGTTTTAAATTCAATGAACAAAAAGTACTCTGTTAATGAAGGAATAAAGGTTTTAAAGGATATACATGAATCAGGGATCAGAGTACAAATAAATTTTATGTTTGGAGTTCCAACAGAAAAAAAAGAGGATTTTGAACAAACATTGGTTTTTTTAAAGAAAGCAAGGCCTTACATAGATAATGTGCTTGCAAGCCAATCCTTTTTTACACTCGAGAAGGAAACGTATCTAAAGAAAAATTATAAGAAATTCAAAATAGAAAACCCGGAACACCATCTTTTTTGGAAATCGGATAACGGCAATAATGATTATGTCGAAAGATTAAAGAGGTATGAAACTTTTTGCAAACTAGCCCTTGAATTGAAAATACCTGAAACCTCCGGTGTCTTAAGGGTGAAACCAGATAAATGGTTTTTATTGGGGCAATATTACAAGTATTGCAGAAAATACAAAGAAGCGATACCTTGTTTTAAAAAAGCATTGAAATTTGAAGCAAATAACCAAACAACAAAAAACCTGATAAATGAATGCAAGGCTATGATAAATGAATAA